TTGGCCGTGCCGACACAGTCGGCGCCGGTGTCGCCGCCACCGATGATGATCACGTTCCTACCCGCCGCGCTCACAGGCTTGATCCACGACGCGGCCGGCTTGCCCGCGATCACCTCGTTCTGCTGCACGAGCAGCTCCATCGCGAAGCGGATGCCGTCAAGCTCACGCCCGGGGAGCGGCAGGTCGCGGGGGACCGTCGAGCCGATACAGACGACGACCGCGTCGAATCGCTTGAGGTCCTTGACAGGGAGGTCGCTGCCGACCTCTATGCCCGTCCTGAACTCGATCCCTTCCTCGCTCAGGATCGCCAGGCGGCGGTCGAGCGCGTGCTTGTCGAGCTTGAAGTCCGGGATGCCGTAGCGCAGCAGCCCGCCGGCGCGTTCGGCGCGTTCGAAGACAGTCACAATGTGCCCCGCGCGGTTGAGCTGTTGGGCGCACGAAAGCCCCGCCGGACCCGAGCCGATGACGGCGACCGCCTTGCCCGTGCGTTCCTTCGGCGGTTGAGGCTTGACCCAGCCGCGTTTGAAGGCCTCCTCGACGATGCGCAGCTCGATCTGCCCAATCGTCACCGCGGGGTTCGTGATGCCGAGCACGCACGCCTCCTCGCACAGCGCGGGGCAGAGGCGCCCGGTGAACTCGGGGAAGTTGTTCGTGGCAAACAGCCGGTCAGCCGCTTCCTTCCAGCGGCCGTGGTAGACGAGATCGTTGAAGTCGGGGATGAGGTTGCCGAGCGGACAGCCCGCGCTGCAGAAGGGCACGCCGCAGTCCATGCACCGCGCCGCCTGCTGTCGCACCTTCG
This is a stretch of genomic DNA from Verrucomicrobiota bacterium. It encodes these proteins:
- a CDS encoding glutamate synthase subunit beta yields the protein MGKPTGFIEFPREVPQKRPAEERIKDYREITKRFPEAKVRQQAARCMDCGVPFCSAGCPLGNLIPDFNDLVYHGRWKEAADRLFATNNFPEFTGRLCPALCEEACVLGITNPAVTIGQIELRIVEEAFKRGWVKPQPPKERTGKAVAVIGSGPAGLSCAQQLNRAGHIVTVFERAERAGGLLRYGIPDFKLDKHALDRRLAILSEEGIEFRTGIEVGSDLPVKDLKRFDAVVVCIGSTVPRDLPLPGRELDGIRFAMELLVQQNEVIAGKPAASWIKPVSAAGRNVIIIGGGDTGADCVGTANRQGAKSVTLFELLPKPPLDRPVHQPWPYWPMRLRTGSSHEEGVQREWSVLTKEFAGKDGRVSALRTVNVEFKLVEGAWTEMTEIPASEREWPANLVLLALGFAGPDPGNLRRELGIELDTRGNVKTGANYATNVPDIFAAGDAHMGQSLVVWAISEGRECARAVDIHLMGGTFLPTKGEGDLPKV